A single Osmerus mordax isolate fOsmMor3 chromosome 9, fOsmMor3.pri, whole genome shotgun sequence DNA region contains:
- the adgrf3a gene encoding adhesion G-protein coupled receptor F2 isoform X1 has product MYLHCGLHVTENSTKVLYAVLTVESSAINNFTSVLRSFLMSSPVVVKDIGVTTKCSALNNKTECQCMEHYKWNDEVCTSFPECCPNEKCTMQSVPSSELCYPTARVEISGSFLMSKRGYNKDLDDSETPLYKDTRQKILNDMLPVYSTFPKFVSLTISGFKPGSLIVDFQLILNSNISSFNLANKTSRLQSLLDGKAQVETKGMVEMTAPTGPVNFKSKQSLSCSTKEDMILYNWQLKNIVHTKRIFNVTNGFEATTDNSSQKTTLNLALVSEVWSGLFSCLFRTSSLDVTITHKASAVLDVALLPQVMISSNPQFPQCTVGSGYKDIEVLCEIKNSTETYNISWKCDLKYSDPGKPSASPYGSIIYTLNTKVDCSNISHTPRCECTFTNRLNESKKTEVEIYVIYKDDPFCKEDNIWPVAKSEHVATMRCKDGIGERRRSCNNSIWGLESSTCVNVDLHNILLDAQNLRRGLGTVEQNTPDIFNRLKNSTNNTKAINSFANVNASVIILHTMQKLTTDKLNQPVLNDLIESSSNLLDSTLKNSWISKEGNKNDPNLASLYLESVEGLITKTDIKMNSDPIIKPNIAMVSCMQNCNGTVSLFNVNVSLDGGKGQTKTVAFKFLDQFLLPKKNDSSPNSLVVSAIVQDNVKTISIDFELLEDRQPNVKMYCVFWDFKADTWSTVNCTWGGSDKQGHCECTHLSSFTILMAKKAISLDYMDEITYVSLGVSIASLVLCLGIEILVWHSVVKSSIAFFRHTTHVNICLCLLIAHITFLASAFPDKMSDSWCQICVVLKHFSYLAMFFWMLCLSIILLHQITFMFHKLSKNVFLGSSFFLGYFCPLVIVAFTMISYNNGQEDIYYSSKTCWLLYKGLFKGSMYAFVLPIGTIVIINVFCMLVVVMKLLNPAMAEHSNRDEKQVSKGILKAVILLTPILGTTWFLGFFVLTIDLTKGPLAYFVNYAFTLLNGFQVITHTVLQLEYSLMYMMYAQCANLLVASLTLFVDITGILHFACHICSR; this is encoded by the exons atgtatttgcattgtgGTTTGCATGTTACAGAGAACTCAACAAAAGTCCTCTATGCTGTTCTAACTGTGGAGTCCAGCGCAATCAACAATTTTACATCAGTTTTAAGATCATTTTTAATGAGCAGTCCCGTTGTTGTTAAAGACATTGGTGTTACAACAA AATGTTCTGCTTTAAACAACAAAACAGAATGTCAATGCATGGAGCACTACAAATGGAATGATGAAGTGTGCACGTCTTTCCCAGAGTGCTGCCCAAATGAAAAATGCACAATGCAATCTGTGCCGAGTTCAGAATTGTGTTACCCTACAGCAAGAG TTGAAATATCTGGATCTTTCCTCATGTCAAAGCGAGGGTATAATAAAGACCTAGATGATTCGGAAACTCCATTGTATAAAGATACAAGGCAAAAAATCCTGAacgat ATGTTACCAGTGTATAGCACATTTCCCAAGTTTGTCAGTCTTACAATCAGTGGTTTCAA GCCTGGATCGTTAATAGTCGATTTTCAATTGATATTGAACAGCAATATCTCCTCTTTTAACCTAGccaacaaaacatccagattGCAGTCGTTGTTGGATGGAAAAGCACAGGTGGAAACAAAAG GAATGGTAGAAATGACTGCACCAACTGGCCCGGTGAATTTTAAATCAAAGCAGTCCCTGTCCTGCTCAACTAAAGAAGACATGATTCTATATAATTGGCAATTGAAAAACATTGTACATACTAAAAGGATTTTTAATGTAACCAATGGTTTTGAGGCTACCACAGATAATTCTTCTCAGAAGACCACACTTAATCTTGCACTGGTATCAGAGGTGTGGTCAG GGCTTTTTTCATGCCTCTTCCGTACAAGTTCATTAGACGTGACTATAACACATAAAGCCAGTGCTGTACTGGATGTAGCCCTCCTGCCACAGGTTATGATAAGTAGCAATCCCCAATTCCCACAATGTACTGTTGGATCAGGCTATAAAGACATAGAGGTTTTGTGTGAAATAAAAAATTCCACTGAAACCTATAACATTTCTTGGAAATGTGATCTAAAGTATTCCGATCCTGGCAAACCAAGTGCAT CCCCCTATGGTTCAATCATTTATACATTGAATACGAAGGTCGACTGTAGCAACATTAGCCACACACCACGCTGTGAATGCACATTTACTAACAGGCTAAATGAAAGTAAAAAAACTGAAGTCGAGATATATGTCATATACA AGGACGATCCCTTCTGCAAAGAGGACAATATATGGCCAGTGGCCAAGTCGGAGCATGTTGCCACGATGAGATGTAAAGATGGTATAGGGGAAAGAAGAAGGAGTTGTAACAATTCGATTTGGGGGCTCGAATCTTCCACTTGTGTTAATGTGGATCTTCACAATATTCTCTTGGATGCACAA AATCTACGAAGGGGACTTGGAACAGTAGAGCAAAATACCCCCGACATATTTAATCGTTTAAAGAATTCCACAAATAATACAAAGGCAATCAACTCATTTGCTAATGTTAATGCTTCTGTTATTATTCTACACACCATGCAAAAATTAACTACTGATAAACTGAACCAGCCTGTTTTAAAt GACTTAATAGAATCTTCCAGCAATCTTTTGGATAGTACTCTTAAAAACTCTTGGATTTCGAAGGAAGGAAATAAAAACGACCCAAATCTTGCTTCATTATATTTGGAATCTGTGGAAGGATTGATTACCAAGACGGACATAAAAATGAACTCTGATCCAATTATCAAACCAAACATTGCTATGGTTTCCTGTATGCAGAACTGCAATGGTACTGTGTCCTTGTTCAATGTGAATGTATCTTTAGACGGTGGGAAGGGTCAAACTAAAACTGTGGCGTTTAAATTTCTGGACCAGTTTTTACTACCCAAAAAAAACGATTCAAGCCCAAATTCCCTTGTGGTATCTGCAATTGTTCAAGACAATGTTAAAACAATCTCAATAGACTTTGAGTTGCTAGAAGACAGACAGCCTAATGTTAAAATGTATTGTGTGTTTTGGGATTTTAAGGCAGACACATGGTCCACTGTGAACTGCACATGGGGAGGTTCTGACAAACAGGGACACTGTGAATGCACCCATCTATCATCCTTTACCATTCTTATGGCAAAGAAAGCAATATCTTTGGATTATATGGATGAGATAACCTATGTGAGCTTGGGGGTGTCAATCGCTTCTCTGGTTTTATGCCTGGGAATAGAAATTCTGGTATGGCACTCAGTAGTGAAATCAAGCATTGCTTTTTTTCGTCACACGACCCATGTTAACATATGTTTGTGCTTGCTTATAGCACATATCACCTTTTTAGCTTCAGCTTTCCCAGACAAAATGAGTGACAGTTGGTGTCAAATTTGTGTGGTGCTTAAACATTTTTCTTACTTGGCCATGTTTTTCTGGATGTTATGCCTGAGTATTATTCTTCTTCATCAGATTACATTTATGTTCCACAAACTTAGCAAGAACGTTTTCCTGGgatcatctttttttttgggcTATTTTTGTCCCCTGGTGATCGTTGCATTTACAATGATCAGCTATAACAATGGACAGGAAGACATCTACTATAGTTCTAAGACATGTTGGTTATTATATAAAGGACTTTTTAAAGGGTCAATGTATGCATTCGTTCTACCCATTGGAACGATTGTGATCATCAATGTGTTCTGCATGTTGGTGGTTGTCATGAAACTCTTAAATCCCGCAATGGCTGAACACAGCAACAGGGATGAAAAACAGGTTTCCAAAGGTATCCTGAAGGCAGTTATTCTTTTAACCCCAATCTTGGGAACAACCTGGTTTTTGGGATTTTTCGTTTTAACAATTGACCTCACTAAAGGACCCCTCGCCTACTTTGTCAATTATGCCTTCACTTTGCTCAACGGATTCCAGGTAATAACTCATACAGTGTTACAACTTGAATATTCTTTAATGTATATGATGTATGCCCAATGTGCAAATCTTCTTGTTGCATCACTAACACTTTTTGTTGATATTACAGGGATTCTTCATTTTGCTTGCCACATATGCAGCAGATAA
- the adgrf3a gene encoding adhesion G protein-coupled receptor F4 isoform X2, with translation MYLHCGLHVTENSTKVLYAVLTVESSAINNFTSVLRSFLMSSPVVVKDIGVTTKCSALNNKTECQCMEHYKWNDEVCTSFPECCPNEKCTMQSVPSSELCYPTARVEISGSFLMSKRGYNKDLDDSETPLYKDTRQKILNDMLPVYSTFPKFVSLTISGFKPGSLIVDFQLILNSNISSFNLANKTSRLQSLLDGKAQVETKGMVEMTAPTGPVNFKSKQSLSCSTKEDMILYNWQLKNIVHTKRIFNVTNGFEATTDNSSQKTTLNLALVSEVWSGLFSCLFRTSSLDVTITHKASAVLDVALLPQVMISSNPQFPQCTVGSGYKDIEVLCEIKNSTETYNISWKCDLKYSDPGKPSASPYGSIIYTLNTKVDCSNISHTPRCECTFTNRLNESKKTEVEIYVIYKDDPFCKEDNIWPVAKSEHVATMRCKDGIGERRRSCNNSIWGLESSTCVNVDLHNILLDAQNLRRGLGTVEQNTPDIFNRLKNSTNNTKAINSFANVNASVIILHTMQKLTTDKLNQPVLNDLIESSSNLLDSTLKNSWISKEGNKNDPNLASLYLESVEGLITKTDIKMNSDPIIKPNIAMVSCMQNCNGTVSLFNVNVSLDGGKGQTKTVAFKFLDQFLLPKKNDSSPNSLVVSAIVQDNVKTISIDFELLEDRQPNVKMYCVFWDFKADTWSTVNCTWGGSDKQGHCECTHLSSFTILMAKKAISLDYMDEITYVSLGVSIASLVLCLGIEILVWHSVVKSSIAFFRHTTHVNICLCLLIAHITFLASAFPDKMSDSWCQICVVLKHFSYLAMFFWMLCLSIILLHQITFMFHKLSKNVFLGSSFFLGYFCPLVIVAFTMISYNNGQEDIYYSSKTCWLLYKGLFKGSMYAFVLPIGTIVIINVFCMLVVVMKLLNPAMAEHSNRDEKQVSKGILKAVILLTPILGTTWFLGFFVLTIDLTKGPLAYFVNYAFTLLNGFQGFFILLATYAADKAIREALLKRLGWSRSQSTTSASSSKLSSMKSH, from the exons atgtatttgcattgtgGTTTGCATGTTACAGAGAACTCAACAAAAGTCCTCTATGCTGTTCTAACTGTGGAGTCCAGCGCAATCAACAATTTTACATCAGTTTTAAGATCATTTTTAATGAGCAGTCCCGTTGTTGTTAAAGACATTGGTGTTACAACAA AATGTTCTGCTTTAAACAACAAAACAGAATGTCAATGCATGGAGCACTACAAATGGAATGATGAAGTGTGCACGTCTTTCCCAGAGTGCTGCCCAAATGAAAAATGCACAATGCAATCTGTGCCGAGTTCAGAATTGTGTTACCCTACAGCAAGAG TTGAAATATCTGGATCTTTCCTCATGTCAAAGCGAGGGTATAATAAAGACCTAGATGATTCGGAAACTCCATTGTATAAAGATACAAGGCAAAAAATCCTGAacgat ATGTTACCAGTGTATAGCACATTTCCCAAGTTTGTCAGTCTTACAATCAGTGGTTTCAA GCCTGGATCGTTAATAGTCGATTTTCAATTGATATTGAACAGCAATATCTCCTCTTTTAACCTAGccaacaaaacatccagattGCAGTCGTTGTTGGATGGAAAAGCACAGGTGGAAACAAAAG GAATGGTAGAAATGACTGCACCAACTGGCCCGGTGAATTTTAAATCAAAGCAGTCCCTGTCCTGCTCAACTAAAGAAGACATGATTCTATATAATTGGCAATTGAAAAACATTGTACATACTAAAAGGATTTTTAATGTAACCAATGGTTTTGAGGCTACCACAGATAATTCTTCTCAGAAGACCACACTTAATCTTGCACTGGTATCAGAGGTGTGGTCAG GGCTTTTTTCATGCCTCTTCCGTACAAGTTCATTAGACGTGACTATAACACATAAAGCCAGTGCTGTACTGGATGTAGCCCTCCTGCCACAGGTTATGATAAGTAGCAATCCCCAATTCCCACAATGTACTGTTGGATCAGGCTATAAAGACATAGAGGTTTTGTGTGAAATAAAAAATTCCACTGAAACCTATAACATTTCTTGGAAATGTGATCTAAAGTATTCCGATCCTGGCAAACCAAGTGCAT CCCCCTATGGTTCAATCATTTATACATTGAATACGAAGGTCGACTGTAGCAACATTAGCCACACACCACGCTGTGAATGCACATTTACTAACAGGCTAAATGAAAGTAAAAAAACTGAAGTCGAGATATATGTCATATACA AGGACGATCCCTTCTGCAAAGAGGACAATATATGGCCAGTGGCCAAGTCGGAGCATGTTGCCACGATGAGATGTAAAGATGGTATAGGGGAAAGAAGAAGGAGTTGTAACAATTCGATTTGGGGGCTCGAATCTTCCACTTGTGTTAATGTGGATCTTCACAATATTCTCTTGGATGCACAA AATCTACGAAGGGGACTTGGAACAGTAGAGCAAAATACCCCCGACATATTTAATCGTTTAAAGAATTCCACAAATAATACAAAGGCAATCAACTCATTTGCTAATGTTAATGCTTCTGTTATTATTCTACACACCATGCAAAAATTAACTACTGATAAACTGAACCAGCCTGTTTTAAAt GACTTAATAGAATCTTCCAGCAATCTTTTGGATAGTACTCTTAAAAACTCTTGGATTTCGAAGGAAGGAAATAAAAACGACCCAAATCTTGCTTCATTATATTTGGAATCTGTGGAAGGATTGATTACCAAGACGGACATAAAAATGAACTCTGATCCAATTATCAAACCAAACATTGCTATGGTTTCCTGTATGCAGAACTGCAATGGTACTGTGTCCTTGTTCAATGTGAATGTATCTTTAGACGGTGGGAAGGGTCAAACTAAAACTGTGGCGTTTAAATTTCTGGACCAGTTTTTACTACCCAAAAAAAACGATTCAAGCCCAAATTCCCTTGTGGTATCTGCAATTGTTCAAGACAATGTTAAAACAATCTCAATAGACTTTGAGTTGCTAGAAGACAGACAGCCTAATGTTAAAATGTATTGTGTGTTTTGGGATTTTAAGGCAGACACATGGTCCACTGTGAACTGCACATGGGGAGGTTCTGACAAACAGGGACACTGTGAATGCACCCATCTATCATCCTTTACCATTCTTATGGCAAAGAAAGCAATATCTTTGGATTATATGGATGAGATAACCTATGTGAGCTTGGGGGTGTCAATCGCTTCTCTGGTTTTATGCCTGGGAATAGAAATTCTGGTATGGCACTCAGTAGTGAAATCAAGCATTGCTTTTTTTCGTCACACGACCCATGTTAACATATGTTTGTGCTTGCTTATAGCACATATCACCTTTTTAGCTTCAGCTTTCCCAGACAAAATGAGTGACAGTTGGTGTCAAATTTGTGTGGTGCTTAAACATTTTTCTTACTTGGCCATGTTTTTCTGGATGTTATGCCTGAGTATTATTCTTCTTCATCAGATTACATTTATGTTCCACAAACTTAGCAAGAACGTTTTCCTGGgatcatctttttttttgggcTATTTTTGTCCCCTGGTGATCGTTGCATTTACAATGATCAGCTATAACAATGGACAGGAAGACATCTACTATAGTTCTAAGACATGTTGGTTATTATATAAAGGACTTTTTAAAGGGTCAATGTATGCATTCGTTCTACCCATTGGAACGATTGTGATCATCAATGTGTTCTGCATGTTGGTGGTTGTCATGAAACTCTTAAATCCCGCAATGGCTGAACACAGCAACAGGGATGAAAAACAGGTTTCCAAAGGTATCCTGAAGGCAGTTATTCTTTTAACCCCAATCTTGGGAACAACCTGGTTTTTGGGATTTTTCGTTTTAACAATTGACCTCACTAAAGGACCCCTCGCCTACTTTGTCAATTATGCCTTCACTTTGCTCAACGGATTCCAG GGATTCTTCATTTTGCTTGCCACATATGCAGCAGATAAAGCG ATTCGAGAGGCACTGCTGAAACGTTTAGGGTGGAGT CGTTCACAGTCCACCACAAGTGCAAGCTCTTCCAAACTATCATCAATGAAGAGTCACTGA
- the LOC136949587 gene encoding ankyrin repeat domain-containing protein 66: MTELHQASASGDFELVLDILRKNLCDPNQRDIDWNGKTPLHWAAAKGQTETARILIENGARPCLRADNGWTPAHFAAESGRLGVLRLLHSLHVPIDKEDCSGDKPKRIAEIYGNNDCVRFLHTAEKECEQYRKMSVLKGTHLEDTDDEWEDPRREQDQGRAAKG, translated from the exons ATGACAGAGTTGCATCAGGCATCAGCTTCTGGGGACTTTGAACTTGTATTGGACATTCTGAGAAAGAATCTATGTGATCCCAACCAAAGAGACATTGACTGGAATGGTAAAACACCACTTCATTGGGCAGCAGCCAAAG gacagacagaaacagcgaGGATCCTAATAGAGAACGGGGCCAGACCTTGTCTGAGAGCTGACAATGGCTGGACGCCGGCCCACTTCGCAGCCGAGTCTGGACGACTAGGAGTGCTGCGTCTGCTGCACTCTCTCCATGTCCCCATAGATAAGGAGGATTGCTCTGGTGACAAACCAAAAAGGATAGCGGAAATCTACGGGAACAATGATTGTGTTCGGTTCCTACACAC TGCAGAGAAAGAATGCGAGCAATACCGCAAGATGTCAGTGCTGAAAGGCACGCATCTGGAGGATACAGATGATGAGTGGGAGGATCCCAGAAGGGAGCAGGACCAAGGAAGGGCCGCAAAGGGTTAA